The Labilibaculum sp. sequence TCGCAATGGCTCTGAATTCTTCCACTTTATCAGCTTTTTTTAAAGAATCAAGCAACTCCCGTTTACCAGGTGTTAAAAACTTTTTTACAATTCGCTTTCGCAAAGGAATATTCACTTCTTTTTCCATCAGGCTCAGTTCCTCATCCGTAAACACTCTTCCATGAGCAATATAAAACTGAGAAATATCTGATTCCTTAAAAATATTTACCTTATCCGGCTTTCTTGGTGCAGCAATTGCACCCTTTTTATGAAAGTATTTAGGATTAAATTCTGATTCGATGGTTCTGTTCGAACTGCCGTAACCTATCATTTTTCCTGCCGGCGCATTTCTGGAATCCTGCGATCCGCCCTGAGCCACAAACCCCTTTATTACACGATAAAACAGCGTTCCATCAAAATGCCCGTTTTCAATTAACTGCAGAAAATTTTGCCTGTGCTTTGGAGTTTCCTTGTACAACATCAATTTAATATTGCCCATATTGGTCTCTATTAAAATAATTGAGTTGGTGGTTTGTCCAAATGACAGGTTCGTTATTAGCAGAATTGCAATTCCAAATAGGACTTTCTTACCAAATTTCATTCAACGATATCTTTTTAAATTTGGACTAAGATAAATAGCCAGAGTTTGAAAGCCAAAAAAAAAGCTTCGCAATATATTACGAAGCTTCCATTTACAACATGTAATGTTGTCTATTTTAAGATTTTCATTTTCATTGATATGTCCTTTAACGGACGATCAAAATTGTCTTTTTCAACACCGGCAATTGAATCGATTAAATCCATTCCCTCGATTACTTCACCAAAAACAGTATAGTTTCCATCCAAATGAGGAATTCCACCAACAGTAGTATACGCTTCAATTTGTTCTTTACTTAATACAATTTTCTCACTATTAAATATTGAGTCTACTTCCAATTTAATACCATCAATTGCATCTGTTAGTTTATCCAACTCACCCTCCATTTGATATTTGGAAAGAAGTTCAGCCTTTTGTTCTTGAACCTTTTTGAAAATAGAACTTTTTAATTTTTCATTCATCTTCATTTGTAAAGTATCCAATGCGCCTGGAGTATAAATCTTACCTTGAGCAATATAAAACTGAGAACCTGCTGATTTCTTTTCAGGATTCACGTCGTCTCCTTCACGGGCGGCCGCCAAAACACCACGCTTGTGAAATAATCCTACTTTAATTTCTGCAGGAATCTGATATCCCGGTCCCCCTTCGCCTAATCGCTGCCCAGGCTTTGCACTTTTCGAACCCGGATCTCCACCTTGAATCATAAACCCATCTATCACCCGATGAAATAAAGTCCCATCAAAATATTTTTCGTGTGCTAATTTCACAAAATTATCGCGGTGAGCTGGTGTCTCATCATACAAACGGATTTTTAAATTTCCATACTCGGTTTCAATTTCAACGATTCTATCTTTTTTTCCTAACTCCAATTTTTCCTGACAGGATATAAAAAGAAAAACAATGGCAATACAAATAAGATTTTTCATAAGTGTTTAAGAAATTTTTAAATTTCGAATTTAGCTTTTAATTATCTTTTTCTAAATAATCATTGTCTTTAAAGTATTCTACTATCGAAGATTTAAGCAATAATTCTTCTTTTTCCTTAGAAAAAGGGGGAACCATTTTATTTTTCTTGAAAACCGGCCAATCATTTTCATCATAACCATCAATTTGATAGTAATTCCATTTCATCAACAAAGTACATGTCGCTAAATTGATGTGATCCATTTTTTCATCCTTTTCATACTTCTCCTGAAAACCTTTTCCTCGCTCCTGAATCCCAATTAGTAGTAATGTTCCGTTTAAATCGGCATCCACATTAAAATCTTCAGAAATTTTATATAAAAGTTTATTCCAGTCTCTTTCTAAATTATTATCCATAGTATCAATTTTTTATGCCTGTTAAAAGTAAAGCATTTTGTATCTATTTATACCTCTCTTGAAATATATTTTCACTTTTTTAATTATTCTTCTTGCAGATATAATATTTCCATCTTATATTTGCATCGCTTTTAAGGGCAAGGGCGATTAGCTCAGTTGGTTCAGAGCACTTGGTTTACACCCAAGGGGTCATAGGTTCGAATCCTATATCGCCCACTATAAAAAGCACATATTCCCAATAATTCGGGCGATTAGCTCAGTTGGTTCAGAGCACTTGGTTTACACCCAAGGGGTCATAGGTTCGAATCCTATATCGCCCACCAAAAGATCAGATTTTCATTAGAAAATCTGATCTTTTTTTTTACCATAAATTATGCATTCATAAATCTTTTTATGACATCTGCCGTATATAAATTCAGATTAATCAAAAAAAATAACTTTTAGGAACATTCAATTTTGAAAGAAAATTGTATATTGGATTGGTTTATGTTAAAAAATTATCATTTTCATTAAAAATCATTATTTAATTTAAATTTTATCGGCCACTTAATCAGCAACTTACACTGTAAAGTGCACTTTTTTTACTTTTTTTTTACTTTTTAAGGGTTACCTTTTAGCCAATAAGGGAATAAAGGGATAGGAAATATGGATTACACTACGGAAGCGATACTTGAGGGGATCAGCATGAGCAATAATGATGTATTAAATTACATCTACAGCAAGTTCTTCCCAAGTATTCGGAATTTTATAGAAAACAATAACGGAAGTGAAGAAGATGCAAGAGATCTTTTTCAAGAAGCCATTATTGTAATCTACCGTAAAATGAAAAAAGAACCTTTGGTTCTGAATTGTAATTTTAAAACCTATATCTATTCAATTTGTAGACTTTTATGGTTGAAGCAACTTGAGAAAAGAAAAAATAGCAATGAAATTAGTTCAGATGCTATTTTGGACAATAGATTGGATGAAGCAACACAGACCTACGATCAAACCGAAAGGTACAGGCTGTATCAAAAGCACTTCAAACTTCTTGGCTCAGATTGTAAAAAGGTGCTTCAATTAACTCTTGAAAAAGTTTCTTTAAAGGAAATATCCGAAATTATGGGATACAAGAGTGAGAAGTACGCAAAAAAGAAAAAGTATCAATGCAAGCAAGTATTGATGGATAGTATTAAAAGTGATAATGAATTTAAAGAAGTATATGATGAATGAAATGAATTTTGACCGTATCGAGGATTTTCTTGACGGTGATCTAACAGAAAGCCAATTGAAGGAATTTGAGAAGGAATTACTCGAAGATTCTGAACTTCAAATGGAACTTGACCTTCATATGGAGGTTAATGAGGCCATAATGGAACAAGACGTTATGGATCTTAGAGCAAAATTAGAGGCTATTGAAATACCTTCTAATCC is a genomic window containing:
- a CDS encoding peptidylprolyl isomerase — translated: MKNLICIAIVFLFISCQEKLELGKKDRIVEIETEYGNLKIRLYDETPAHRDNFVKLAHEKYFDGTLFHRVIDGFMIQGGDPGSKSAKPGQRLGEGGPGYQIPAEIKVGLFHKRGVLAAAREGDDVNPEKKSAGSQFYIAQGKIYTPGALDTLQMKMNEKLKSSIFKKVQEQKAELLSKYQMEGELDKLTDAIDGIKLEVDSIFNSEKIVLSKEQIEAYTTVGGIPHLDGNYTVFGEVIEGMDLIDSIAGVEKDNFDRPLKDISMKMKILK
- a CDS encoding peptidylprolyl isomerase, producing the protein MKFGKKVLFGIAILLITNLSFGQTTNSIILIETNMGNIKLMLYKETPKHRQNFLQLIENGHFDGTLFYRVIKGFVAQGGSQDSRNAPAGKMIGYGSSNRTIESEFNPKYFHKKGAIAAPRKPDKVNIFKESDISQFYIAHGRVFTDEELSLMEKEVNIPLRKRIVKKFLTPGKRELLDSLKKADKVEEFRAIAKTIKESIEFEYNSSNQRLEFSEARRKAYTTVGGVPHLDGNYTVFGEVIEGLDVLDKIVNLKTDANDRPFRDVKMNVKILEY
- a CDS encoding sigma-70 family RNA polymerase sigma factor; this translates as MDYTTEAILEGISMSNNDVLNYIYSKFFPSIRNFIENNNGSEEDARDLFQEAIIVIYRKMKKEPLVLNCNFKTYIYSICRLLWLKQLEKRKNSNEISSDAILDNRLDEATQTYDQTERYRLYQKHFKLLGSDCKKVLQLTLEKVSLKEISEIMGYKSEKYAKKKKYQCKQVLMDSIKSDNEFKEVYDE